Proteins encoded within one genomic window of Bacillus sp. F19:
- the rpsR gene encoding 30S ribosomal protein S18, which translates to MAGGRKGGRAKRRKVCYFTAHGITNIDYKDVDLLKKFVSERGKILPRRVTGTSAKYQRKLTIAIKRSRQMALLPYVSGE; encoded by the coding sequence ATGGCAGGCGGACGCAAAGGTGGACGTGCAAAACGTCGTAAAGTGTGCTACTTCACTGCACACGGAATCACAAACATCGATTACAAAGATGTAGATTTGCTTAAAAAATTCGTTTCTGAGCGTGGTAAAATCTTACCTCGTCGTGTAACAGGAACAAGCGCTAAATACCAACGTAAATTAACGATTGCTATTAAACGCTCTCGTCAAATGGCTTTACTTCCATACGTATCTGGCGAATAA
- the rpsF gene encoding 30S ribosomal protein S6: protein MNKYEIMYIIRPNIEDEAKKALVERFNTILADNGAEVEETKEWGKRRLAYEINDLRDGYYMLLQVASKPEAVQEFDRLAKINEDIMRHMVTRKEV, encoded by the coding sequence ATGAATAAATACGAAATCATGTATATCATCCGTCCAAACATTGAAGATGAGGCTAAAAAAGCTCTAGTTGAGCGTTTCAACACAATTTTAGCTGACAATGGTGCGGAAGTTGAAGAAACAAAAGAGTGGGGCAAACGTCGCCTTGCTTATGAAATCAACGATTTGCGTGACGGTTACTACATGCTTCTTCAAGTTGCATCAAAGCCGGAAGCTGTTCAAGAATTTGACCGCTTAGCGAAAATCAACGAAGACATCATGCGTCACATGGTAACTAGAAAAGAAGTGTAA
- a CDS encoding YybS family protein encodes MKRVNILTEGAILLALFTLLTLMTLYLPLFGAFLMVFLPLPFILYTVRHGIKAAVTLMAAAIFITLIVGSLFALPLTLTYALSGIVMGYFYKKRQTAGALIGGTIAFLISFVVMYAASVAFFQIDPIEEATGSMDKTIDMAKSMMAAIGLEANEAAINQLEEQMKYIGYLIPSLLVSASFIFALLSHAVTIPVLKRLKIQLVPLKPFREWKLPSSIVWYYLIVSFLFFLNLDTGSFLYIAAVNLLFVLQVLLAVQGFSFVFFYCHVKNYSKAIPVTAIILSLILPILMYLVRILGIIDLGFNLRGRVKK; translated from the coding sequence GTGAAACGGGTTAACATATTGACAGAAGGTGCGATATTACTTGCGCTCTTTACTTTATTAACATTAATGACACTTTATCTGCCGCTGTTTGGGGCATTTTTAATGGTCTTTTTGCCATTGCCGTTTATTCTTTATACGGTGAGACATGGGATTAAAGCTGCTGTCACTTTAATGGCCGCTGCTATCTTCATTACATTGATAGTTGGTTCTTTGTTTGCTTTGCCATTAACTTTAACATATGCCTTGAGCGGAATCGTGATGGGTTACTTTTATAAGAAGAGGCAAACGGCAGGCGCTTTGATCGGGGGCACAATTGCCTTTCTCATCAGCTTTGTCGTCATGTATGCAGCCTCTGTGGCATTTTTTCAAATCGATCCAATTGAAGAAGCGACAGGCAGCATGGACAAAACGATTGATATGGCAAAGTCAATGATGGCTGCAATTGGTCTGGAAGCAAATGAAGCAGCGATTAATCAATTAGAAGAGCAAATGAAGTATATAGGCTACCTAATTCCAAGTTTGCTTGTAAGTGCTTCATTTATCTTTGCCTTACTGTCTCATGCTGTAACCATTCCTGTTCTTAAAAGGCTGAAAATCCAGCTGGTGCCGCTAAAGCCATTCAGAGAGTGGAAGCTGCCGTCAAGCATTGTCTGGTATTACTTGATTGTCAGTTTTTTATTCTTTTTAAATTTGGATACAGGCAGCTTTCTATATATTGCTGCTGTTAACTTGCTGTTTGTTCTGCAGGTGCTGTTGGCGGTACAGGGCTTCTCTTTTGTTTTCTTTTACTGTCATGTGAAAAATTATTCGAAAGCCATACCTGTTACAGCAATCATTCTTTCTTTGATTCTGCCGATCCTGATGTATCTTGTGCGAATCTTAGGTATAATTGATTTAGGTTTTAATTTGCGGGGCCGCGTGAAGAAATAG
- the yyaC gene encoding spore protease YyaC — protein sequence MNFKSGFLKPQRDRIYYEDDHAAEHLSSEIKLLLSVRKPIVVLCIGTDRSTGDCLGPLVGTKLIDADLKHFHVYGTLKHPVHAVNLEETIQEIERTFDNPFILAIDACLGRLKSVGTFQVGSGPIKPGAGVNKVLPEVGDIHINGIVNVSGFMEFFVLQNTRLHLVMTMASIIAESIILADQQIELKKIPLKTKTSWLNQAKGANFN from the coding sequence ATGAATTTTAAATCTGGCTTTTTAAAACCGCAGCGAGACCGAATTTATTATGAAGATGACCATGCGGCTGAACATTTATCATCAGAAATAAAACTCCTTCTTTCTGTACGGAAACCCATCGTTGTCCTATGTATTGGAACAGACCGCTCAACCGGTGACTGTTTAGGCCCTTTAGTAGGCACTAAGCTTATCGATGCTGATCTCAAGCATTTCCATGTTTACGGAACACTAAAGCATCCTGTTCATGCAGTCAACCTTGAAGAAACCATCCAAGAAATAGAACGAACGTTCGATAACCCTTTTATCCTTGCGATTGATGCCTGCTTGGGAAGACTGAAAAGTGTGGGGACATTCCAGGTTGGATCAGGTCCAATCAAGCCTGGTGCTGGTGTAAACAAGGTGCTTCCCGAGGTAGGAGACATTCACATTAATGGAATTGTAAACGTCAGCGGGTTTATGGAATTCTTTGTATTGCAAAATACAAGACTGCATCTCGTTATGACAATGGCTTCTATTATTGCAGAAAGCATCATTCTGGCTGATCAGCAGATAGAACTTAAAAAAATCCCGCTAAAGACGAAGACCTCCTGGCTTAATCAGGCCAAGGGTGCAAACTTCAATTAA
- a CDS encoding adenylosuccinate synthase: MSSVVVVGTQWGDEGKGKITDFLSENAEVIARYQGGNNAGHTIKFNGETYKLHLIPSGIFYSEKTCVIGNGMVVDPKALIKELAYLHERGVSTDNLRISNRAHVILPYHLKLDEVEEERKGANKIGTTKKGIGPAYMDKAARVGIRIADLLDRESFEEKLTRNLEEKNRMLEKYYETEGFTIDEILDEYYEYGQQFKQYVCDTAVVLNDALDGGRRVLFEGAQGVMLDIDQGTYPFVTSSNPVAGGVTIGSGVGPTKINHVVGVSKAYTTRVGDGPFPTELDNEIGHQIREVGREYGTTTGRARRVGWFDSVVVRHARRVSGITDLSLNSIDVLTGIETLKICTAYKYKGEIMESFPASLKVLAECEPVYEELPGWTEDITGVRDLGELPQNARNYIERVSQLTGIPLSVFSVGPDRTQTNVVRSVYS; this comes from the coding sequence ATGTCTTCAGTAGTAGTTGTTGGAACACAATGGGGAGATGAAGGTAAAGGAAAGATTACCGACTTCCTTTCAGAAAATGCAGAGGTTATCGCTCGTTATCAAGGCGGCAATAACGCTGGACACACGATTAAATTTAACGGTGAAACATATAAGCTCCACTTAATTCCATCAGGTATCTTTTACAGTGAAAAGACCTGTGTAATCGGCAATGGAATGGTAGTAGATCCGAAAGCTCTAATTAAGGAGCTTGCTTATCTTCACGAGCGCGGAGTCAGCACAGACAATCTTCGCATCAGCAATCGCGCGCATGTGATTCTTCCTTATCATTTAAAGCTTGATGAAGTAGAAGAAGAACGCAAAGGCGCCAATAAAATCGGTACAACGAAAAAAGGAATCGGCCCTGCTTACATGGACAAAGCAGCACGCGTAGGAATCCGCATCGCTGACTTATTAGACCGTGAATCTTTTGAAGAAAAATTAACTAGAAATCTTGAAGAAAAGAACCGCATGCTTGAAAAGTACTATGAGACAGAAGGATTCACGATTGATGAAATCCTTGATGAGTACTATGAGTACGGTCAGCAGTTCAAGCAATACGTTTGTGACACAGCTGTTGTATTGAACGATGCTCTTGACGGCGGCAGACGAGTATTATTTGAAGGTGCCCAGGGTGTTATGCTTGATATCGATCAGGGTACGTATCCATTTGTTACTTCTTCAAACCCGGTAGCGGGAGGAGTTACAATCGGTTCTGGTGTAGGACCAACGAAAATCAACCATGTTGTCGGTGTTTCTAAAGCATATACAACCCGGGTTGGTGACGGCCCGTTCCCAACTGAACTTGATAATGAAATTGGCCATCAAATCCGTGAAGTCGGCCGTGAATACGGTACAACAACAGGCCGTGCACGCCGTGTAGGCTGGTTTGACAGCGTCGTTGTCCGTCATGCACGCCGCGTAAGCGGAATTACGGATTTATCATTAAACTCCATTGACGTATTAACTGGCATTGAAACATTGAAGATCTGTACAGCATACAAATACAAAGGCGAAATCATGGAATCTTTCCCTGCAAGCCTTAAAGTATTAGCTGAGTGCGAGCCTGTCTATGAAGAGCTTCCAGGCTGGACAGAAGACATCACAGGCGTTCGCGACCTTGGTGAGCTTCCTCAAAATGCCCGCAACTACATCGAGCGTGTATCACAGCTTACAGGCATCCCTCTTTCTGTATTCTCAGTGGGCCCTGACAGAACACAAACAAACGTTGTAAGAAGCGTATATAGCTAA
- the ssb gene encoding single-stranded DNA-binding protein produces the protein MMNRVVLVGRLTKDPELRYTPAGAAVATFTLAVNRSFTNQQGEREADFINCVVWRRPAENVANFLKKGSLAGVDGRLQSRSYEDQTGKRVYVTEVVAESVQFLEPKSGSGNSGGGGGNNNYYGGGQGGQGGQQNPFSQNQNQNQNQRNQGRSNFDDDPFANDGKPIDISDDDLPF, from the coding sequence ATGATGAATCGGGTTGTTTTAGTCGGCAGACTAACAAAAGATCCAGAACTGCGCTACACACCAGCTGGAGCTGCAGTTGCTACTTTTACATTAGCTGTTAACCGTTCCTTCACAAACCAGCAGGGTGAAAGAGAAGCGGACTTCATAAACTGTGTCGTATGGCGCCGTCCGGCTGAAAATGTTGCAAATTTCCTTAAAAAAGGAAGTTTAGCAGGAGTAGATGGACGTCTGCAATCACGCAGCTATGAAGACCAGACTGGCAAACGTGTTTATGTAACCGAAGTGGTTGCAGAAAGCGTACAGTTTCTTGAACCTAAAAGCGGCAGTGGAAACAGCGGCGGCGGTGGCGGAAACAACAATTATTATGGCGGCGGCCAAGGTGGACAAGGCGGTCAGCAAAATCCATTCAGCCAAAATCAAAATCAAAATCAGAATCAGCGTAATCAAGGCCGTTCGAACTTTGATGACGATCCATTCGCTAATGATGGAAAGCCGATTGATATCTCTGATGATGACTTACCGTTTTAA
- a CDS encoding DUF951 family protein produces the protein MVDKEFGINDVVEMKKPHPCGANRWKIIRMGMDIRIKCEGCAHSVMIPRREFARKMKKRLVKHEE, from the coding sequence ATAGTGGACAAGGAATTTGGCATAAATGACGTTGTCGAAATGAAAAAACCTCATCCGTGCGGTGCGAATCGCTGGAAAATCATCAGAATGGGCATGGATATCCGCATAAAATGCGAAGGCTGTGCTCACAGTGTGATGATTCCAAGAAGAGAATTTGCCCGGAAAATGAAAAAAAGATTAGTCAAGCATGAAGAATAA
- a CDS encoding mechanosensitive ion channel family protein — protein sequence MDFLNKLIDKMGASLLNEDLWLNFVQGLLKIIGIMILSAILIRVGNTVIEKIFLLRTKSPLRISERRENTLVKLLNNILTYLVYFVALLMILETLSFDVKALLAGAGIVGLAVGFGAQNLVKDVITGFFIIFEDQFSVGDMIRVGQFEGTVEEIGLRTTKIKSWTGEINILPNGNITEVTNFSVNNSVAFVDVSIAYEGDIPKAERVIEDLLLELPDKYEEMVAPPELLGVQNLGPSEVVLRVVSEVLPMKNFHISRMLRKEIKMRLDEHGIEIPYPRMVMYTRQDEGAKQKERMSE from the coding sequence GTGGATTTTTTAAATAAGCTTATAGATAAAATGGGTGCCTCTCTTCTAAACGAAGATCTCTGGCTGAACTTTGTACAAGGACTGCTGAAGATTATTGGCATTATGATTCTTTCAGCGATTCTTATTCGAGTCGGAAATACAGTCATTGAAAAAATTTTCTTGCTAAGAACAAAGTCACCGCTCCGCATTTCAGAGCGGAGAGAAAATACGCTGGTCAAGCTGCTCAATAATATTTTAACGTACCTCGTTTATTTTGTTGCCCTGCTGATGATCCTTGAGACATTAAGCTTTGATGTAAAGGCTCTGCTCGCCGGAGCGGGAATTGTCGGGCTCGCCGTCGGATTCGGTGCACAAAATCTTGTCAAGGACGTCATTACAGGATTCTTCATTATTTTTGAAGATCAGTTTTCAGTTGGTGACATGATTCGTGTCGGCCAATTTGAAGGAACCGTTGAAGAAATTGGACTTCGCACGACTAAGATTAAGAGCTGGACAGGAGAAATCAATATTCTGCCAAACGGAAATATAACGGAAGTGACTAATTTCTCCGTCAATAACAGCGTCGCTTTTGTAGATGTCAGTATTGCCTATGAAGGGGATATTCCAAAAGCAGAAAGAGTGATTGAAGATTTATTGCTCGAGCTGCCGGATAAGTATGAAGAAATGGTTGCACCTCCTGAGTTGCTTGGCGTGCAAAACCTGGGACCATCGGAAGTTGTCTTGCGTGTAGTCAGTGAGGTCCTTCCTATGAAGAATTTTCATATATCGCGTATGCTGAGAAAAGAAATTAAGATGAGACTTGATGAGCATGGCATTGAAATTCCATACCCTCGCATGGTCATGTATACAAGACAGGATGAAGGTGCTAAACAAAAGGAAAGGATGAGTGAATAG
- the rplI gene encoding 50S ribosomal protein L9 has product MKVIFLKDVKGKGKKGEVKNVADGYAHNFLIKQGLAIEANQAEISKLQGQKKKEEKEAAAELAKSVELKETLENLTVELKAKSGDGGRLFGSITSKQIADELLKSHGHKVDKRKIDLPDAIRALGYTNVPVKLYPEVTATVKVHVTEQK; this is encoded by the coding sequence GTGAAAGTTATTTTCTTAAAAGATGTAAAAGGTAAAGGGAAAAAAGGAGAAGTTAAAAATGTAGCTGACGGCTACGCACATAACTTTTTAATTAAGCAGGGACTTGCGATTGAAGCCAATCAGGCAGAAATCAGCAAGCTTCAAGGCCAAAAGAAAAAAGAAGAAAAAGAAGCTGCTGCAGAGCTTGCAAAATCGGTTGAACTAAAAGAAACGCTTGAAAACTTAACGGTTGAACTTAAGGCGAAATCAGGAGATGGCGGCCGTTTATTCGGATCCATTACAAGCAAGCAAATCGCTGATGAGCTTCTGAAATCACATGGCCATAAAGTAGATAAACGAAAAATTGACCTGCCGGATGCGATCCGTGCTCTAGGCTATACAAATGTGCCGGTAAAACTGTATCCGGAAGTAACAGCAACTGTTAAGGTGCACGTAACAGAACAAAAATAA
- the ychF gene encoding redox-regulated ATPase YchF: MALTAGIVGLPNVGKSTLFNAITQAGAESANYPFCTIDPNVGIVEVPDERLQKLTELVKPKKTVPTAFEFTDIAGIVKGASKGEGLGNKFLSHIRQVDAICHVVRCFADDNITHVSGKVDPIDDVETINLELILADLESVDKRIERVGKLAKQKDKDAVYEHEVLLMLKDAFENDKPARSVEFTDEQMKIVKHLHLLTSKPVLYVANVSEDEVADASNNEYVKAVREFAANEKAEVIVVCAKIESEIAELDGEEKEMFLEELGIEESGLDQLIKASYNLLGLATYFTAGVQEVRAWTFKKGMKAPQCAGVIHSDFERGFIRAETVSYEDLLNAGTMGAAREAGKVRLEGKEYIVNDGDVIHFRFNV, encoded by the coding sequence ATGGCTTTAACCGCTGGTATTGTTGGACTTCCGAACGTAGGGAAGTCAACGCTTTTTAACGCCATTACACAGGCTGGTGCTGAATCAGCAAACTACCCATTCTGTACAATTGACCCTAACGTAGGGATTGTAGAAGTGCCGGATGAGCGTCTTCAAAAGCTTACAGAGCTTGTAAAACCAAAGAAAACAGTTCCTACTGCGTTTGAATTTACGGATATTGCAGGGATTGTTAAGGGAGCAAGTAAAGGAGAAGGACTTGGAAACAAGTTTCTTTCACATATTCGTCAAGTAGATGCCATTTGTCACGTTGTGCGCTGTTTTGCAGACGACAACATTACTCACGTTTCAGGAAAAGTAGATCCGATTGATGATGTTGAGACAATCAATCTTGAGTTGATTTTAGCGGATTTAGAGTCTGTAGACAAGCGTATTGAGCGTGTCGGCAAGCTTGCTAAGCAAAAAGATAAAGATGCTGTTTATGAGCACGAGGTTCTGTTAATGCTGAAAGATGCATTCGAAAACGACAAACCGGCCCGCTCTGTGGAATTCACAGATGAACAGATGAAAATTGTTAAGCATCTTCATTTGCTGACAAGCAAACCTGTTTTGTATGTAGCTAATGTCTCTGAAGATGAAGTGGCTGATGCTTCAAACAATGAATATGTAAAAGCAGTTCGCGAATTCGCTGCGAATGAAAAAGCTGAAGTCATTGTTGTATGTGCGAAGATTGAATCCGAAATTGCCGAACTTGATGGAGAGGAAAAAGAAATGTTCCTTGAAGAGCTTGGCATTGAAGAATCAGGTCTTGATCAGCTTATTAAAGCTTCATACAATCTTCTCGGTCTTGCGACTTATTTTACAGCGGGTGTACAGGAAGTCCGCGCGTGGACTTTCAAAAAAGGAATGAAGGCTCCGCAGTGTGCCGGCGTTATTCACTCTGACTTCGAACGCGGATTTATCCGCGCTGAAACAGTTTCCTATGAAGATCTGCTGAATGCAGGAACAATGGGAGCTGCACGTGAAGCCGGGAAAGTGCGTTTAGAAGGAAAAGAGTACATCGTAAATGATGGCGACGTTATCCATTTCCGTTTTAATGTTTAA
- a CDS encoding DUF554 domain-containing protein — protein MVLLGSLVNAAGIIIGSLLGLLLRRIPESMKQTVMTGIGLFVMVLGLDMALESEQLFIVIISLVFGAVIGEAIDIEKKLHQVGHWLEKKLSRNQTGDFAQGFVSATLIFVIGAMAIVGSLDSGLRQDHDILYTKSMIDGFTSMVLSSTLGIGVLLSAVPVFIYEGGIAIFANVIHQYVPESLLEDLISEITAVGGILIFAIGINMLAIKAIRVANLLPSLAVVAVIIVLMKFV, from the coding sequence GTGGTATTATTAGGAAGTTTAGTAAATGCAGCTGGAATTATCATAGGATCCCTATTAGGTTTATTGCTTCGCAGAATACCAGAATCTATGAAACAGACGGTCATGACTGGCATAGGTCTTTTTGTCATGGTATTGGGCCTTGATATGGCACTGGAAAGTGAACAGCTGTTTATTGTGATTATCAGTCTTGTTTTTGGGGCGGTCATTGGAGAAGCCATTGATATTGAAAAGAAGCTGCATCAGGTGGGACATTGGCTTGAGAAAAAACTGAGCAGAAATCAAACCGGTGATTTTGCACAAGGCTTTGTATCCGCTACCCTTATTTTTGTCATTGGTGCAATGGCAATTGTGGGATCACTTGATAGCGGATTGAGACAGGATCATGATATTTTGTACACAAAGTCGATGATTGATGGCTTTACGAGCATGGTTCTTTCAAGTACGCTTGGCATCGGTGTTCTTCTTTCAGCGGTTCCTGTTTTCATATATGAAGGAGGCATCGCTATATTCGCGAATGTGATTCATCAGTATGTACCGGAATCTTTGCTTGAGGATTTGATCTCAGAGATTACGGCTGTTGGCGGGATACTGATCTTTGCCATTGGAATCAATATGCTTGCCATAAAAGCCATTCGTGTAGCAAACCTGCTCCCAAGTCTGGCAGTTGTTGCAGTCATTATTGTTTTAATGAAATTTGTTTAA
- the dnaB gene encoding replicative DNA helicase yields the protein MNEMFDDRIPPQNIEAEQAVLGAIFLEPASLITASEILIPEDFYRASHQKIYNVMLKLADKGEPVDLVTVTSELADANLLEEIGGVSYLSDLANAVPTAANIEYYGRIVEEKSILRRLIRTATTIAQDGYSREDEVDVLLNEAEKNIMEVSQRKNAGAFQNIKDVLVQTYDNIELLHTRKGDITGIATGFTELDRMTAGFQRNDLIIVAARPSVGKTAFALNIAQNVATKTDENVAIFSLEMGADQLVMRMLCAEGNINAQNLRTGNLTPEDWGKLTMAMGSLSDSGIFIDDTPGIRVSEIRAKCRRLKQESGLGMILIDYLQLIQGSGRNKDNRQQEVSEISRTLKSLARELKVPVIALSQLSRGVEQRQDKRPMMSDIRESGSIEQDADIVAFLYRDDYYDKESENKNIIEIIIAKQRNGPVGTVSLAFVKEYNKFVNLERRFDDAGVPPGA from the coding sequence ATGAATGAAATGTTTGATGATCGGATTCCTCCACAAAATATTGAGGCGGAGCAAGCTGTTCTCGGAGCGATTTTTCTAGAACCCGCATCTCTAATCACCGCTTCTGAAATTTTGATTCCAGAAGATTTTTACAGAGCATCTCATCAGAAGATTTACAATGTGATGCTGAAGCTTGCGGATAAAGGGGAGCCTGTTGACTTAGTAACAGTAACCTCTGAGCTTGCTGATGCCAATTTATTAGAGGAAATCGGCGGAGTATCTTATTTAAGTGATCTGGCAAATGCGGTTCCGACTGCTGCCAATATCGAATATTATGGAAGAATCGTAGAAGAGAAGTCGATTTTGCGGAGATTGATCCGAACAGCTACAACGATTGCTCAAGACGGTTATTCCCGTGAAGATGAAGTAGATGTTTTATTAAATGAAGCCGAGAAAAACATTATGGAGGTTTCACAGCGGAAAAACGCCGGAGCTTTCCAGAATATTAAAGATGTTCTTGTTCAAACGTACGATAACATTGAATTGCTCCACACAAGAAAAGGAGACATCACTGGAATTGCCACGGGCTTTACGGAGCTTGACAGAATGACAGCCGGCTTTCAGCGAAATGATCTGATTATTGTAGCTGCCCGTCCTTCTGTCGGCAAGACCGCATTTGCCTTGAATATCGCGCAAAACGTGGCAACGAAAACAGATGAGAACGTTGCGATCTTCAGTCTTGAGATGGGGGCAGATCAGCTCGTTATGAGGATGCTTTGTGCAGAAGGCAATATTAATGCACAGAATTTGCGTACCGGCAACTTAACTCCTGAAGACTGGGGAAAGCTTACCATGGCAATGGGAAGCTTGTCTGATTCAGGTATATTTATAGATGATACTCCAGGCATCCGGGTAAGTGAAATCCGTGCAAAATGCCGCCGCCTCAAACAGGAAAGCGGTCTTGGGATGATTCTGATTGACTACCTGCAGCTGATTCAGGGAAGCGGACGAAATAAAGATAACCGTCAGCAGGAAGTATCTGAAATTTCACGGACACTTAAGTCCCTGGCAAGGGAATTAAAAGTGCCTGTTATCGCCCTATCGCAGCTATCACGCGGAGTTGAGCAGCGTCAGGACAAGCGTCCTATGATGTCAGATATCCGTGAATCAGGAAGTATCGAGCAGGATGCAGATATTGTTGCTTTCTTATATCGTGATGATTACTACGATAAGGAATCCGAAAATAAAAATATCATCGAAATCATCATTGCAAAACAGCGTAACGGTCCAGTTGGTACGGTCAGTCTTGCTTTCGTAAAGGAATACAATAAATTCGTAAACTTGGAACGGCGATTCGATGATGCCGGCGTTCCGCCAGGTGCTTAG
- a CDS encoding DHH family phosphoesterase produces MPSFYKKPFIRYPLFALIGLTAIAIILLFYYQWMIGVAGVFLLGAILFLLKIADKKLKVEMKTYISTLSYRLKRVGEEALMEMPIGIMLFNEHYHIEWTNPFLTSCFHEDTLVGRSMYDVAESLVPLVKQEVDTETITLHERKFKVIIKREERLLYFFDVTEQTEIEKQYEDERTVLALIFLDNYDEVTQGLDDQTKSTINSQVTSLLNKWATDNGIFLKRTSSERFMAILNENILIKLEKGKFSILDEVREQTTVQNISLTLSIGIGSGVPSLTELGDLAQSSLDLALGRGGDQVAIKQTNGKVKFYGGKTNPMEKRTRVRARVISHALTEIISESDKVIIMGHKYPDMDSIGSAIGILKVAQVNEKEGFIVLDQNEIDIGVQRLIQEVRQHSNLWSRFITREEALEISTDDTVLIVVDTHKPSLVIDEKLLNKVDNVVVIDHHRRGEEFIKDPLLVYMEPYASSTAELVTELLEYQTKRLKMNMIEATSLLAGIIVDTKSFTLRTGSRTFDAASYLRSKGADTILVQKFMREDIDHYVKRSKIIQNTNMLKDGIAIAKSDPESEDYFDQVIIAQTADTLLAMSGVVASFVLARRNEHTIGISARSLGDINVQLIMEALDGGGHLTNAATQLEHVSLLEAEERLKRAIEEYLEGGTKS; encoded by the coding sequence ATGCCCAGTTTTTACAAAAAACCGTTTATCAGGTATCCCCTATTTGCATTAATTGGCCTGACCGCGATTGCCATCATCCTCCTCTTTTATTATCAATGGATGATTGGTGTTGCCGGAGTCTTTCTATTAGGTGCGATCTTATTTCTTTTGAAAATAGCCGATAAAAAGCTGAAGGTTGAAATGAAAACCTACATTTCGACTCTCTCTTACCGTTTGAAGCGGGTTGGCGAAGAAGCTTTAATGGAAATGCCTATAGGGATTATGCTTTTTAACGAACATTATCATATAGAATGGACTAATCCGTTTTTGACATCCTGTTTCCATGAAGACACATTGGTCGGCAGGTCCATGTATGATGTAGCCGAATCACTTGTGCCCCTTGTGAAGCAGGAAGTCGATACAGAAACCATAACTCTTCACGAACGGAAGTTTAAAGTAATCATCAAGCGCGAGGAAAGACTGCTGTACTTCTTTGATGTTACGGAGCAGACAGAAATTGAAAAGCAGTATGAGGATGAGCGGACGGTTCTTGCTCTTATTTTTCTTGATAATTACGATGAAGTCACGCAAGGCCTGGATGACCAGACGAAAAGCACAATTAATAGTCAAGTAACCTCCTTGCTGAATAAATGGGCAACAGACAACGGCATCTTTCTGAAAAGAACGTCATCAGAACGGTTTATGGCGATTCTCAACGAAAATATTTTAATAAAGCTTGAAAAAGGAAAGTTTTCTATTCTTGACGAAGTTAGGGAACAGACAACTGTTCAAAATATATCCCTCACACTGAGCATCGGTATAGGCTCAGGTGTGCCTTCTCTTACTGAGCTTGGGGATTTGGCTCAATCAAGTCTTGATCTCGCTTTAGGACGCGGTGGAGATCAGGTTGCCATTAAGCAGACGAACGGAAAAGTGAAGTTTTATGGCGGCAAGACGAATCCGATGGAAAAAAGAACAAGAGTACGTGCAAGAGTGATCTCGCATGCGCTGACAGAAATTATTTCAGAAAGCGACAAAGTCATCATTATGGGCCATAAATACCCTGATATGGATTCAATAGGCTCAGCCATCGGCATTCTGAAAGTAGCTCAGGTAAATGAAAAGGAAGGCTTTATCGTTCTTGATCAAAACGAGATTGATATAGGCGTGCAGAGGCTGATTCAGGAAGTAAGGCAGCATTCTAATTTGTGGTCCCGTTTTATAACAAGAGAAGAAGCTTTGGAAATCTCTACAGATGACACAGTTCTGATTGTTGTGGATACCCATAAGCCGTCACTTGTCATCGATGAAAAGCTGCTGAATAAAGTGGACAACGTTGTCGTCATTGATCATCACCGCCGGGGGGAAGAGTTTATTAAGGATCCATTGCTGGTTTACATGGAGCCATATGCTTCTTCAACAGCAGAGCTTGTGACAGAACTCCTGGAATATCAGACCAAACGTCTGAAAATGAACATGATTGAAGCCACATCGTTGCTTGCGGGCATTATAGTCGATACTAAAAGCTTTACTCTCAGAACGGGTTCCCGTACATTTGATGCAGCTTCCTATTTAAGATCTAAAGGGGCTGACACGATTCTTGTGCAAAAATTTATGAGAGAAGATATTGATCACTATGTAAAGCGGTCAAAGATCATTCAAAATACCAACATGCTTAAAGATGGCATCGCCATTGCAAAATCAGATCCCGAGTCAGAGGACTATTTCGATCAAGTCATCATTGCTCAAACAGCAGATACGCTCTTGGCAATGAGCGGTGTTGTGGCGTCATTCGTTCTTGCGAGAAGAAATGAGCATACAATCGGAATCAGTGCCCGTTCCCTTGGGGATATCAATGTGCAGTTGATCATGGAAGCTTTAGACGGCGGAGGTCACCTCACAAATGCGGCTACACAGCTTGAACATGTATCGCTGCTTGAAGCAGAAGAAAGATTAAAACGTGCGATCGAAGAGTATTTAGAAGGAGGAACTAAGTCGTGA